The DNA window cattaTCCTCCTTCAGTTAGTAGGCACCCGGTTGGATCACctcagtcaccgtatagggtccttcccatggtggagagagtctGTGTTTCTCCTTAGTTGATTGGGTTCTCCGgagcacgagatcaccgacctcgaggatcctccctctgatttttctttcatggtacctgcggagagtctattggtagcgagcagagtggatgatggtcgtctcatgagcctccttAAGTAGGTCGACTACGTCCTACTGAGCCTCCAATGCTCGGTCATGgtcaaaggccttcactcttggggcgccgtggtcgaggtcggagggcaatactgctttagctccataggccaggaagaagggtgtgaattctatggatcggtttggggtaattctcaggctccagaggaccgctaggacctctgcaacccatcacccaATGTACTTATTGAGTCGATCAAAGAtgcatggcttgagtccttggaggaccatgccattggcccacttgacctgaccgttggtacgtggatgtccgaccgaggcccagtcaatcctgatgccatatccatcacagaagcctaggaacttcttcctagtgaagttagtgccgtggtcagtgatgatacagttaggaacaccgaaacggtagatgatgtcaaggaagaacttgaccacctcttctgagcgaatgttggtgatgggcttcacctctatccaaTTGTCAATTTGTCCtccgctatgagtaggtgagtgaagccgcccgggccattttgaggggtcctaccatgttgaggccccagaccacgaatggctaggtgatggagatggtttgaagctcctatgccgacaaatgagtttgccgagcgtagaactggcgtCCCTCACACCTATGGATGACCTTCTCTGCATCTTGTAGCATGGTGGGCCCataaaaaccttagcgaaaggcttttctaactagtgaccttggggccacgtgatgtccacagATTTCGACATGGACCTagaggaggagctgtttcccttggtcggtagggacgcacttcatgagtattcctgATGAACTTCGCTTGTCAAGTTCATTACCGAATGTAACGAATGTCTTGGTGCGTCGAGTGATCCATCGTGCTTTAGTCCTTTTagatgggagaacctcctcgaagAGATAGGCAAGTAGCGGCACTCGCTAGTTGGCTTGATCGAGTGTTACCACGGCGACGTCGGCAGGTGACGTTGTCATGGAGGCACtgaggtcagagcccccgagcaccaggttggcatcagggtgtgtctggatcagacCTTCCAAGATGTGGGTGGACGACTCGTGCagttcattgatgaagaccccatccgaAGATGGAACCTGCATGgtagccaattttgcaagaaaatcggtggcatcattgtcctttagggggcatgatgtagttcgatccccttgaatttgtccttgagcttgtgcaccttctagcagtatgctaccatgatggggcttttgcaagaggactccttcatgacttggtcaatgaccaactctgagtcgccaCGGACGTACAACCATgtagcgccaagctcgatggtgatgcgcagtccgttgatgagggcctcgtattccacggcattgtttgaggctaaaaagtggaggtggatcatgtagcggagcctgctcccatctaaggagatcaaaaccactctagccccAGAGCTAGGCGCCATtacagacccatcgaagtacattgtccagtacttgtGGGTGGCATCTAGGGTTGGGAGCTGGACCTctatccattcggcgacaaaatccatgagagcctgagacttaatagcggtgcaggggatatacctgatgtcgtggcccattagaTTGAGTGCCCACTCAGAGATCCCTCCCATGGCGTCActgttgcggatgatgtctcctagCGGGTATGAAGCGACGACcaagacttcgtggtcggtgaagtagtgtaggagctttcggGTCACCATTAGCATGGCATATAGAcatttctgcacctaggggtaccgaaccttggcatcggtgagtacctcaccgacgaagtatatgggtcgttggaccttaaggtggtgtcctggctcctccctttcaatgACTAGGGTGGCGCTCACCATGTGGTTGGTTGCTGTgacagaggaggaggggttctccctgttcaggagtgacaaggattggggccgatgttagtgatgctttgaggcccTCCAAAGCCTGCtatgcttcctcagtccagacgaacgCGTCTGTCTTTTTGTGAAGTTTGTAGAGGGGCATCCCCCGCTCGCCTAGCTAGGAGATGAATCAgctcagggtggccaaacagCCGATGAGCCTCTatatgcccttgatgttgcgtatagggcccatgtaggagatggccatgattttttttggggttggcctcgataccacattcgaacatgatgtatccaagcagcttcccctttgaaaccccgaaaacacatttttcaggattcaatttgatgttgaaccttcagaggttcacgaACGTCACGGCTAAGTTCATGACCAGGTTGCAAGactgagccattttgaccactatgtcatcaacatagatagcgattgttggttttggccactcgacttggtcaggctggtcgAGTGGGTCGATTTGATGGGTGAAGCTttactgcatgcaccgttgataggtggcaccagcgttctttagaccaaaaggcatggttacataacagtatgaaccatacggggtgatgaatgaggttgcaagctggtcggactctttcatcgtgatctagtgatagtctgagtaggcatccagaaaggagaggatttcacatctcaaggtggagtcgactagctagattcatcaaggattggcaagccagttagagtggtatacctccttgatgaatccggctgccatgagtttggtgacctcctcgtCTATGGCCCTGTGCCTCGCATCATCAAAGCGACATAggcattgcttggcgggctttgagctaGGGATGAGGCATAATGCGTGCTCAATGACCTCtcgtggtatgcctagcatgtcagaaggtttccatgagAAGACATCACGATTAGCACATAGAAAGtcaatgagctcgcattcctatttggccgagagctgggtcctgatccgcaccgtcttggttgggtcggtggggtcgattcctACCActttagtttcctcgagtgggtggaaggcagtcgaggaggttggcttgttgcagtccggGACTGTTGGGGTCGATGATTCTCCAAGCCAAGGGAGCTTGgctgagttgatgatggcagtggcgagctcgtaatgcttgCGGTCGCACGTGTAcgcgtgcgaaaaggtgctacccatagtgatgacatCGTtcagtcctggcatcttcaacttgaggtaggtgtagttggggatcgccatgaacttggcatagcatggccgccctaggatggca is part of the Miscanthus floridulus cultivar M001 chromosome 9, ASM1932011v1, whole genome shotgun sequence genome and encodes:
- the LOC136480293 gene encoding uncharacterized protein: MAIPNYTYLKLKMPGLNDVITMGSTFSHAYTCDRKHYELATAIINSAKLPWLGESSTPTVPDCNKPTSSTAFHPLEETKVVGIDPTDPTKTVRIRTQLSAK